The region TATAGACTCTAGCACTGATTCAAGTTGTTCcacttaatattttacattttcattttaatatatctTGATTCTCATACccattattatataatttagttagtccttttcttctgacaataaaaaattattgttatatacacattcataCAAAAAGATCAtctttaaataattttactaaattgCTTTGTACTGTTACATTTgatttatgttttaaatgtCGTTTTGTGGTTTCTGTTACCCACAACATGGGTTGACTATCtgattgtttttattctatttctATAGAATTCAACACTGTTGATTTTGGAATACAAATCAAAATGGttatacaataatttatacgccaatttgtatataatgaCGACCCTGAATTCTTTAGAAATTAAAGGAATCCGGTCCTTCACTCCTGATAGGACAGAATGTTTGAAGTTTGAAAAGCCTTTAACATTGATCGTCGGCAAAAATGGATCAGGGAAGACGGTTAGTCATATATTCACTTTATGATTTTTACTCGTTAAATTCATATTTCTTCATTCGTATTGTGAATTTGTCAGTTTCAAAGAGATTCCACGTATATTCAGACACTTGTTGAATGCTTGAAGGCTGTCACTTGTGGAATATTGCCTCCTAGTCAGGGGAAAGGAAGGAACTTTATATTCAACAGCAAGCTAAAGAAGTGTTCAGAGGTCAAATCATCTATAAAGATGACATTCAGCAGCCATAACAATGAAACGGTAACACACATTAAACTGTAATCACAACAAATTGCAGATCGCAGCGTCTCGGTCCTATTGTATTTCTAATGACAAATATGACCCTAAGAAGCTCACGTTTAAGGTTAGTAAGGCCCGTTGCATCGTCCTTAGGCAACCGACAGTACACTGGATATAACATCAGCGGATGGGAATGTGAGTTTAGTTGTTATAAACAAATGCTTAGTTGAGGACATTGTCTCTCAAAAGCACTCAAATGGATACCACCGTTCCCTCGTATATGGGAATGTCAAGAGCCCTTTTGGACAACGGTTCGTTACACATAGTCGATAATGTGGCCTTTAGTGATATTCTGCCACCAAGATGAGAATAACTGGCCGCTGGAGGACgcgagtaaaataaaagcgCGGTTTGATGACTTGCTGGAAACGGCAGGGTACGTGCATTGCATAATTAAGTTGCTTTAGGTTTACGAAGGCATTACAGTCACTCAGCAAGGCCAGGTAGGCTTCAAGCTCGATCAGATTCGTTTAGAAAGGAGCAAGAGACGTACATACTGTCCCTAAACTCGAAATTGGAAGCACACAAGCAGGAGATTATAAGGGTAAGGTCACTAATGGAGATAATTATGTAGATTGATACACTGAGGAAGAAGTGGAACGTGATCAAGGACGAGATTGATAGAATCAAACGTGAACAAGAGTAAGAAGTTGTTTTAGTTAAATGAAAACAACACATtggattaaaaacaaattatctACAGAtctttgaaaaataaatcgaCTGTTTTGATTGACGAGATTGCATTGGTACAAAAAGATTACGAAAGCGCTTCGGCGATATAcaatgaatataataaatgtgaAACGGATTATTTAAAGTACGCTTGggaaattaaatatatcttTTAGATTGAAGGAAGAGTGCAATCTGTTATATGAGCATTTGTCTGAAATATACGATGAAAGTTTAGAAGAAATACTGAAGTTCCATTCTGATCTGTCTGAGGAGTTGAGGGTACTGAGCAACGAATTCACGCACTTATAGGAGTCGGAAACAAAAAACGATGAGCTATCTAGAACGATACACGAATTGTGTAAACAGCTATATGATTACAACAAGAAGCTAACAGACATAGGCTCACTTGTAAGTTAATAGTAAACAAAGAATATTTGGTACATAAGTGGAGATGACAAAGATGGCAATAAGCTAAATCTATTAAATAGGAAAACAGAGTCACGAGGCTTAGGGAGGACTACGAGGTGAATGAGAAGAGGATTGATCAACTGAGAACGGAGTTGTGTACAGCCTTTTCAATCGATGAGGTCAATTTCGGAGAGTTAATTGAGTTAGTTTGAAGAAGCGCAAAGGTGCATAGGTCGAAACTTGAGTTGTTATCAACAATATCGTCAATGGAGGAGCAATTGACCCTCGAGGGACAGAATTTGGAAGATGAGTTCAACTCACTTCAGTCGTCACTGCTGAACACAAAGGGTACTGCACATAATAGATTAATTATCCGTGTAGCGGCATTTCATAGCATAAGCTCAACACTAAAGTCGGTTGAGTCGAAAATCCGGGAGATAGAAGCATTGACATCAAAGGTTAGATGATTCGCGAATAACAAGTGGATTAGCTGGATGAATTGAACGACAGTAAAGACGACctgaataaaaagttaGATGAAGCCACAAATGAAGTTGCGGAGTTGGAGCAAAGACTTACCAGTAAGTTCAGTTTATTGCTGGCATACATAAGTATACA is a window of Theileria orientalis strain Shintoku DNA, chromosome 2, complete genome DNA encoding:
- a CDS encoding DNA repair protein Rad50 codes for the protein MTTLNSLEIKGIRSFTPDRTECLKFEKPLTLIVGKNGSGKTFQRDSTYIQTLVECLKAVTCGILPPSQGKGRNFIFNSKLKKCSEVKSSIKMTFSSHNNETIAASRSYCISNDKYDPKKLTFKATDSTLDITSADGNLRTLSLKSTQMDTTVPSYMGMSRALLDNVIFCHQDENNWPLEDASKIKARFDDLLETAGFTKALQSLSKARKEQETYILSLNSKLEAHKQEIIRIDTLRKKWNVIKDEIDRIKREQESLKNKSTVLIDEIALVQKDYESASAIYNEYNKCETDYLKLKEECNLLYEHLSEIYDESLEEILKFHSDLSEELRESETKNDELSRTIHELCKQLYDYNKKLTDIGSLENRVTRLREDYEVNEKRIDQLRTELCTAFSIDEVNFGELIESKLELLSTISSMEEQLTLEGQNLEDEFNSLQSSLLNTKGTAHNRLIIRVAAFHSISSTLKSVESKIREIEALTSKLDELNDSKDDLNKKLDEATNEVAELEQRLTNLQNEKEKMLNKGYRIKNMIQIKEDINKDDIKSGINFLNYILDNDAQSIDSYLSLISRYGLDEKKLVQTVKRIFEELLVTEEQIIQETQETIKKLFSPKVNTVIIGEGRVSMREYSVRNIYATIETIDQSGVESEASNVYFEPYNELMKILTNDRIKEYISYFNGLINEEQIDSDRGDFDPEKYNELLKSISDLNQELSNKRAMIDKYNKELEVLSGKIAEINERANKLVSLKEQKQQILENKDLLNIEIDEKESSSQSVKTSMKRISEELNRVKNERNVKYHKYNSLYKEYLNKNERNATITSELSELLRNREGNNVKDLNSNIEQLNVDITVNKDEQTKLLEKMKKIKLSLQLLTDNIAYKHKRYLMEESKSRLDELKTDLDNKNYNVIKKTLDELNAELSTISHEIANMNGRLIALEKSCGQNESIESKLFAKAQSEYIDSYIKYKCHVEAREVRGLFTALRLGLGKVLQVSGVCSAQLPP